The nucleotide window catcatcatcagagggggcaatttccaggggcaccaggtggctaacagctcgcagggactcgacatcctcgaacaacaccttggctgaacgcacgacttcgtcgtcgtcaggatatgtctccacgacacatccaaggggccacgtagctcttttttattttcttgcttgaccagcacgacgtctccggggtgcagcttggaaggtgccccagatcgacagtcgtgtcgggctctcagggcactcagatactcttttctccacctctctcggaaggccTTCAAAGAGTCTGTCAGTTTAAAGTAACTATCacggagcctccgggaggtgaaggtcgcattgAGGTGGTCGTCAGGCAAGATCGGTGCCATAAGGTGGATTGGGTTTCCTCTTAcaaaatgggagggggtgaggacctcatcctcgcacttgtcgccgctgtatattagaggcctgttattaaccaCCGCCTCGGCTTCCTTCACaagggttagtacgtgggcgtccggcaggtacttcttcccgagggctatctggTGGGTACGTTTCGTCACTCCAATCAGGCGCTCAaaaaacccacctttccaaggtgcacggggcatcTGAAAGCGCCATTCAGTGCCAGTTTTTCTCAGGAAcggctggacttcatcctcttcataaagtccctgaaggaggttgctggcagtcttgaacgtttgatgattatcaGATGTGATGAACGACAGAGCACCGTGGGTAGCACAAAGGCGTCTTAAGGCTAAGACAAAAtttccgcttccagggagggacagaaatcgaggtacacagccctgctggccatgcatgtCATGATTAGTATGTAGCCCGgccgcgtttcagtctgtatggccgctgtgtggtccactccgactgctgtaaagggcttcgttaggttgatcctttccttcggtagggggggtgcgggtggctgtctcaacaggggctggaaggctggcacgcattctggacactgcCGCACGGTCCGCCTCACAATAGAACGTAGGCCCGGAG belongs to Palaemon carinicauda isolate YSFRI2023 chromosome 17, ASM3689809v2, whole genome shotgun sequence and includes:
- the LOC137656627 gene encoding uncharacterized protein, yielding MHGQQGCVPRFLSLPGSGNFVLALRRLCATHGALSFITSDNHQTFKTASNLLQGLYEEDEVQPFLRKTGTEWRFQMPRAPWKGGFFERLIGVTKRTHQIALGKKYLPDAHVLTLVKEAEAVVNNRPLIYSGDKCEDEVLTPSHFVRGNPIHLMAPILPDDHLNATFTSRRLRDSYFKLTDSLKAFRERWRKEYLSALRARHDCRSGTMTTTERRVRTVCQAGLPGIVETSGDNQEVAQATTFRQPATEVLDSDANSDNNAVSERSESETGSETTGA